The Zingiber officinale cultivar Zhangliang chromosome 2A, Zo_v1.1, whole genome shotgun sequence genomic sequence ATATATTCACCTCCGCCTAGTTCAAACTGCAACATCGATCGATCTCAAAATTGATATCATCTATATTTTGTTAAATAAGCTactacaagcatgtatatttataACTTAGATTGTTAATATTGTTGGACGTACCTCGTGGGTTTCAACACCGCCAGTGCCGCCTGCTCGGTATGATTGGACTTCCCAGTCAACAACATAGGAGATCACCAAACTGTCGACGACGGCTCCTGTCTTCACTAGGATCTTTGTGATTTGGGAGGTGGGCGGACCAATTATGTCAAAGCTGGTATCCCCGCTGCCTCCCCATGGCCCAACCTTAAGAGCTAATAATTAAACACGCAATGTAAATTATATTGTCATTAATAGTAAGTAATATAtctaattaagaaaagaaaggcatataataaatataatatagaCTCTCACGGATCTTCTGCTCGCTGGATTTGCATAACTCGTTGACGTCTACAGCGGAAGTTAAGCTGGCCTCAGCCATGGCTAGCTACCTGAAGGCCGATCGATCGAGGATTGAAAAGgccgaggagaggagaggagaggagaggagaggagagattaTTGCGTGCGTGCAGGAGTGacaccccatttccttcttttataGACAGACGATACGATACTACTAAAGAGAGCTAGACCGAGACAAAGAAAAACTAATATAATTAAAGAGAAGCTAGCTAGGGATAAGATTAATTAAGAGGTCCATCAATTAATAATTAAGCTATTGTATCATCATGCCGTATATGTGATTCATGCACCAGTTTACAGCTAGCAAAAGGACAGCACAATTATGTTGTAACTAATTTCATGACGTTATCTAATCCTACGTCGGTTACACGACGTCACCtataactctgaaaatagttATTTTTCTAATATAAAAGTCAAAGCTGGATCGATTGGAAAAGTCGATCTGATCCAGTAGTAAGATATGGTCTTTAAAAACTCTTCCAATATAATTCTGAAAATAGTTATTTTTCTAATGCATGTGCATCACAAATGAGATGATCTACCACGTACACAAAACTAATGTGCAAGTCAAATTTCTCATGCGTAATGATTCGACTACTTGCATGCTATTTTAATACTTTCAGAACgttatcttttatttttcttgctCCTCTTCACATGATGAAGAGACAAGTTTAATTAAGAGATTGGTTCGTGTTtatcaacaaaaaaaaactaaacaaaataaatcaaaaacaaacaaacaaacaaacttttTAAACATACATGGCATAGgtaaaattaactcaaaaatcggAATTATTAACTGAGTTAGTTAATATACAatcattttaatttgattttctgaACATTAAGCCCATAAATGTATGCCTATTACAGCTAGCGAAAGGACAGCACAATTAATTATTTTCTTGCCTCTTCGTTTTAAATATGACAACGTAACTAATTTCATGACGTCATCTATTCCTACGACGTCACCTGTGTTAGATAATCAATCAAttccaaattaattatttaaataaataattaattaattaatagcatAGAAGTAGGTAATAAGCTTACATATTTGTtgaatttcaaaaaataatagtcCATATCATTAAATGACATGTTGAAAATTTGATATTAAAAGAACAGAAATAAATGCCCGAATGCAAGTCAGCACACAAGATGGATCAATTGGATTGTCCGGATAGATATTGAAAAACTCAATCTGATCCACCAGGATCATTATTGTCAATATTTCATATAGAATCGATGAGGCTCGATCAATTAAATTATTCTATTGCATGTGCATCACGCATCACGCATCGGCATCGCCAACTCTTTCGCACAGACTCAATTATTTGCTGAGCCAAAGAGACTTAATTATCTTTAAGTCTTTTCTTAATTATCAACTAATTAAGTCCACCTTCTTGTTGTGTCACAtgtcattatatatatatcaacaagaaatatatatatatatatcattagtAGTTGTTGTATCAAGGTTCAAATCGATATATTATCAACTCGTCTGGCCTATTATCTAGTTGACCCCAATCTATCATTACTTTTTTCATcatcaagtattcagtcaacttTTACGATTTGATCAATCAGGAcaataatattcatcttggccagttatattaacaccgtacaactTACCGCCatagatgtgcatgaaagatgaatttatgttccttaccgtgcttattcctggtccaaccaatccaaaagataagatagatgttttcttacaATCTCTAATTGTCgagctgaatgaattatggaatgtagggtcggtgacttatgatattgcaagtaaaactaattttacattgcatgttgccttattatggacgatcagtgattttccaacatattcaatgttgtcgggatggagcacggctggtaaattagcatgctcacattgcatgacagagtccgatgcattttcattgccttgcagtgggaaggtatcttggtttgataatcatcgtaaatttctaccactggatcacccttttaggcgaaataagaaaaattttctaaagaattttgtagtcagaaaacctcccccaGCAGTCCATGCTTCtagtgaagaaatcattgaacaaatagatagttatgaaTTTCTCCCAGTAACTCAGTCTAAttttgatgagataaataaatatcttgttaggATATGCAaatgtggttggaagaaaagaagcATATTCTGGGagctgccttattggaagtatctactcattcggcacaatatatatgtgatgcatgttgagaaaaatttctttgataatatcgtcaacactgtgatgaatgtaccgggaagaactaaggacactgcaaaatcacgtgaggaattaaaagaactagtcaatagacaacagttgcatcagaatgaaacaaccaataagtttctaaaaacttgttatacattggacaaagatggtaaacaagctttatatagttggttaaaagaaatcaaatttccagatagatatgcttcgaatatggctcgatgcgttgacatgaacaaattaaagatgtttcgaatgaagagtcatgactgtcatgtgttcatgcaaagacttattccaatagcttttcatgatttacttcccactaatgtttggcaagcacttacagagttgagtctttttttcagagatttgacagcAAGGTATATGATGACGGTCGATATGATTCAGCTAGAGactgacattcctctcatactttgtaagttggagcacatatttccacctagtttttttgattcaatggagcatctaccggtacatttactatatgaggcacgaatagttggtcctgtgcagtacagatggatatatccatttgaaaggtttttgagaaaattaaaaagaatgttcgtaataaagcaagagttgaagggtcaatatgtaatgtctatctggttgaggaagcatcttctttctgttcttattattttgctaataatgttaaaaccagacatcgcaaatgccctaaaaattttgatgatactcagaatatagacccttcgatgctttctattttcaaattttctggtaaaccaatgggtgcatctgtttctagatggttaactcaacaagaataccatgctgcaagaacatacatactcttaaactgtgatgaggtcaaaccatacataaagtaagttaacttttctaatcaagcttttatttcgttgtacttatttgcttgatatcctaattttcttataattaccttctttcaaagcttgtatgaacaacaattatatctacaaaatccatcaatgactaCATGTGAggttgctgaaaagttagagaccgaatttgtattatggtttcaaatatatgtgagttagagatattttcataattctttattaaattaagttcggtcctaatttttctcattactattttgataggtgaaagaccgcagaatatctaatgtacaagatgatagaatattgaatcttgcatctgGACCCCTTCGCTAAATAATGGTCTATTcaggttactatgttaatggtctcaaattccatgtgacacaacgagattcatagagattaacttttaattctggtgtctgcgttaaaggatctatcgacaccaataacattgagtttgattactatggtaaacttgaggaaattatagaggttgagtATCATGCATTACCGATAAAAaagtgtgttgttcaaatgttcatggtatgatctgaccccaagaacaggtaccataatacatccaaattataatttagtagaggttaatgaaaatagaaggttcaataagtttgaacctttcatttttgcaatacaagcgggtcaagttgtttatcttgaatatcctacgaagagaagaagagctagtgaatggttgtctattTGTCGATTGAAGTCTCGTTCGACCATAGAAATGTTGAACACCATTattgctcaaaaccatgatgcatttcagaatgacgaagtagagagacattcgATTGATTCACAACTCtaatctacatcacaattacttgtagatggtaatgccactgacgaggagatagatgatggagagaaatcCAACAGTGAGGATTTTGctgaactaacagagtctagcgacgacgacttacaaactgttaatgttgagtgGAAATGCTTCCAAagtctagcattgattaaattttagcattattattcatctagtaagttatgcttcaatcatgttttgttgcttatttatcatgttattaaagacttattatgatgtgttgtaatATGTTTTTGTAGATATAAGGTGTCATGGCAGATCTTCCAGCACCACTCCGTGGATTCACCGTCCTTAGGGTCgttggagagtcgtaagtatttttttattattagtaattcaagttctttatttgtaacatatatcttatgtcttaatattgTTTATATGTAAGTTTACTCCCAACGGTCATCGAGTATCCACATATATTACACGGGAATTTAAGGAAAGAGTATGCATATCTGGGACTATATGGAGACATGTAGATGTTGCAACTAAGGATTTTTATTAtcaagaatttgtggtaagtaaattgaatatgcacattatatttatcctttaatatactaaaattttattttttaattgcagaaaaaatatacgTGGGAGGAGGGAACGAGGCAGAATTTGTAAAAACTTGAaatatttattgtgccaagttgtacaaagacctattatactatgtgagaaaggatgACACACGACTAGCTTATGTATCCGACGAGATCtggagtgcatggacggccaCTTGGTCTGCAAAAAGATGGCagacaaaggctctaaaagctcgagcgaataggaatacagagTCAGGTGGCCTGAGTACCGGATCTGCtcggcatacatcaggatcttgatccattgttgagcacgctatggatctggtgattttaatttaaagttatataaatcaaatttttatttattaataaacttgtataattttagccaaacttatttgtgcatgcaggagcgttctttagaaagacaagccacttgcttggagatcttaaAACGGGACTAACGAGTCTACGGTAAATAAACgggacttacttttaaataatttgtcTAATATTAAAATGTTTCCCGGAGAGATAGCCTTGCAACTACACGCTCAactgaaggacatcctcaacggcctCCATCTTATTGGACACAACTTGGAAAACCGCGACaaataaggtacgcgctaaacGCCTTTTGGTGGAATACTttatgggcatcaattgtagatgcttacaaagtttctaaggatctttcaattcttaagttagatgagttattttgtgagttGGAATTAAACGAACAATCTAAcgtaagccatgtcgagaaaggagttgctttgtatgcaggtccaagcaaggaaataaaatcaaaaacaaaaatcgagtcagaaagtgagtcagactctgactcgacaaatgaagaagaactagtcaacatggtccggagaCTTCTGACAAAGAAGAAATTCACAAGAAATGCCAAAAAGACACCTATCAACCAgatgcaaaacaaatcagaaatgatttgttacggatgcaacaagaaggggcatttcaaaaacgaatgcTGAAATCGGAAGGAAGCAAGGTCCAAGtcgacaagaagaaagaaagctctccaagcgacatgggacgagacttcttccgacgaatctgacacggagcaaacaaagcactcgagccatcttgaATTTAtagcaagaaatgaagattccgactccgagtccgatgaagagtacaagtacaagatcgacatcgagtccgagagaagccacagacctgaaggtccaaatatggtaacgatttattcaaagtctaatatacttaaagtagttaaatgtttatttaaaaaattatcaaaatctaaaaaacaaaataacttgttacttaaggaaatagaccaccttaagtaacaagttaacttagtgactcgactaaccaagttcaagtcagaacttcaactcaagttaaaaaacttgaggaagaaaattcttacttgaaaggtcaagtcgagcgactcaagaaaacgttggaaaagttcaaactgagatccaagtgtctaaatatggtacttggatcacaacgagccgtgtacaacaaatcaggacttggttaCAATCCTAAAAAGCAAACAAACTATATttgtcattaattagtcaaaatgttagaaggcaagtccaagcatgggttcaaataaaacatttaaccaaaccaattgaACCAAACCTCTACTTGGTCCCTAAAAGTCAAAtttattacttagatagaccatatctaagctatgactcagggggagcaattagAAAGACAATTCAACCAACATGATCAATCAAACTtatacacttaggattaggtttcctttctgcttagaacggctagataaaaaaggtttaccaaaccctacaacatagcatcggaatggattgggatgataatatgtcaaggaaactttgtcgaaggcatgtctaggctaaatcttgtgtattctacttggtgcactagacttagtggatctgaccgaagctaccccagtcaaacatgggctagttagaccaaaatttagtattaaattttttgggcaggaacagtttggaaagtattcagcaagtggtccatcgttaatacacaagaaggtcatatgtctcgccactaaactgaaaacttatccttaggaagcctgCTTAATTAACCCAAATCTAAGTTTGAGCctaacatgagttcaataacctttttcaacaattctaaaacttaaaaaagtagaatttaatttaaatatttttaaatctaaattaaaaacttaatttaagtatttttaaaacttaactaaaaacttaattaaattatttttaaaacttaattacatccttataaaaaacttaattaaattatttttaaaatttaataaaaaaacttaatttaaatatttttaaaacttaatttaaatttaatttaaatatttttaaaactaaattaaaaacttaatttaattatttttaaaacttaatttaaatatttttaaaaccaaattaaaaacttaatttaaacatttttaaaacttaaaaacttaatttaaatatttttaaaactaaattaaaaacttaatttaaatatttttaaaactaaattaaaaacttaatttaaatatttttaaatataattaaaaacttaatttaaatattttaaaatataattaaaaacttaatttaaatattttttaatctaaatttaaaaattaaaattttaatttaaatatttttaaatataattaaaaacttaataaaatatttttaaatttaaattaaaaacttaatttaaacacttttaaaacttaattataaacttaatttaaatatttgtaaaacttaattaaaaattaaattaaatatttttttaaaaaaacttaatttaaatatttttaaaactaaattaaaaacttaatttaaatatttttaaatatttcaacTGCAAGGTCAAGCGGTGTTTTTTCTTTGGATCGGATGAAATTGTTGATCGTGTATATATATAGAAA encodes the following:
- the LOC122040314 gene encoding horcolin-like: MAEASLTSAVDVNELCKSSEQKIPLKVGPWGGSGDTSFDIIGPPTSQITKILVKTGAVVDSLVISYVVDWEVQSYRAGGTGGVETHEFELGGGEYINKIFGSISDYNGETCIAQLGFKTNLGKQHGPFGAGGGKEFTVPVVNGRIVGLFGQYTNYINAIGISALLLSSLN